A section of the Chryseobacterium ginsenosidimutans genome encodes:
- a CDS encoding thiamine pyrophosphate-dependent enzyme translates to MAKNIAEQIVEMLENANVKRIYAVTGDSLNHLNIAVKKSSIEWIHVRHEEVGAYAAAAEAELDGFAVCAGSCGPGHVHLINGVYEAHRSHLPMLVIASTIPSEEMGMDYFQETNTIKLFDDCSYYNQMITRPEQVQRTLQTAIQHAISKKGVAVIGLPGDVSEMDAEEATTSNKIFKTNPVIRPSDEELNQLANLINESEKVTIYCGIGAEKANGEVIQLSKYLKSPVGYSFRGKMAIQPNNPNEVGLTGLLGLPSAYHAMHEADLLILLGTDFPYQKFMPVKNKIVQIDESPERLGRRAKLELGLTGDVKETIKALLPLLKEKTDVHFLNQQLEFYEKVKETQLTYVKDFGKENAIQPEFVTYTLDKLAKNDAIFTVDTGMCCVWGARYITGTGERKMLGSFNHGSMANAMPMAIGASLAHPDKQVIAMCGDGGLSMLLGDMATIFQYKLPVKLIVFNNRALGMVKLEMEVGGMPDNETDMVNPDFGMIAQAMGYPGKNVHHPEEVEAAIKECLDYSGPYLLNIFTNPNALALPPKIEFDQVVGMTKSMAQLMLGGKMEEALDTVKTNYKHIKGLL, encoded by the coding sequence ATGGCTAAAAATATAGCTGAGCAAATCGTTGAAATGCTCGAAAATGCAAACGTAAAAAGAATTTATGCAGTAACGGGCGACAGCCTTAATCATTTAAATATTGCCGTAAAGAAAAGCAGTATCGAGTGGATTCATGTAAGACATGAGGAAGTTGGAGCGTACGCAGCGGCGGCAGAAGCAGAGTTGGATGGCTTTGCAGTATGCGCAGGAAGTTGCGGACCGGGGCACGTTCATTTGATTAATGGTGTTTACGAGGCACATCGTTCTCATCTTCCGATGTTGGTGATTGCTTCCACGATACCAAGTGAAGAAATGGGAATGGATTATTTTCAGGAAACCAATACGATAAAATTGTTTGACGATTGCAGTTATTACAATCAGATGATTACAAGACCGGAACAGGTTCAAAGGACTTTGCAGACGGCAATTCAACATGCTATTTCCAAAAAAGGAGTTGCGGTAATAGGACTTCCGGGTGATGTTTCCGAAATGGATGCGGAAGAGGCGACAACTTCTAATAAAATATTTAAAACCAATCCGGTAATTCGTCCGTCTGATGAAGAATTGAATCAATTGGCAAATCTTATCAACGAAAGCGAAAAAGTAACAATCTATTGCGGAATTGGAGCAGAAAAAGCGAATGGAGAAGTCATACAACTTTCAAAATATTTAAAATCTCCCGTAGGATATTCTTTCCGTGGGAAAATGGCAATTCAGCCGAATAATCCTAATGAAGTGGGATTGACGGGACTTTTGGGGCTTCCTTCAGCCTATCACGCTATGCATGAAGCGGATTTGTTGATTCTTTTGGGAACAGATTTTCCTTATCAGAAGTTTATGCCTGTTAAAAATAAAATTGTTCAGATCGATGAAAGTCCTGAAAGATTAGGCAGAAGAGCCAAGCTGGAGTTGGGATTGACGGGTGATGTGAAAGAGACAATCAAAGCTTTATTACCCTTATTAAAAGAAAAAACAGATGTTCATTTCCTGAATCAGCAATTGGAATTTTATGAAAAAGTAAAAGAAACTCAATTGACGTATGTAAAAGATTTCGGGAAAGAAAATGCGATTCAGCCGGAATTTGTGACGTATACTTTAGATAAATTAGCAAAAAATGACGCCATTTTCACCGTAGATACGGGAATGTGCTGCGTTTGGGGTGCAAGATATATTACCGGAACGGGTGAACGAAAAATGTTGGGTTCATTCAACCACGGTTCGATGGCAAATGCAATGCCGATGGCGATTGGGGCTTCTCTGGCTCATCCGGACAAACAGGTGATTGCGATGTGCGGAGACGGAGGTTTATCTATGCTATTAGGCGATATGGCGACTATTTTTCAATATAAACTGCCTGTGAAATTAATTGTTTTTAATAACAGAGCTTTAGGAATGGTAAAACTGGAAATGGAAGTTGGTGGAATGCCTGATAATGAAACGGATATGGTTAATCCTGATTTCGGAATGATCGCTCAAGCAATGGGTTATCCGGGAAAAAATGTTCACCATCCTGAAGAAGTTGAGGCTGCCATTAAAGAATGTCTTGATTATAGCGGACCTTATCTTTTAAATATTTTCACCAATCCGAATGCTCTGGCTTTACCACCAAAAATTGAATTTGATCAAGTGGTAGGCATGACAAAATCTATGGCACAACTGATGTTGGGTGGAAAAATGGAAGAAGCGTTAGATACAGTAAAAACAAACTACAAACATATTAAAGGATTGCTATAA
- a CDS encoding PDDEXK nuclease domain-containing protein produces MSKDLTKEQLLKNISALLENARNKVVVAVNQTIVLTYFEIGRMIVEDEQNGEDRAEYGKAILKDMSLYLTEKFGKGFSVENLDRMRFFYKTYSEQISSTVLTNSQNLQENQIQQTPNINFNLSWSHYLKLMRIKDTNERKFYEIESFKNNWSLRELQRQYDSALYTRLSLSKNKEEILQLSEKGQIVEKPKDLIKDPYILEFLGLSEKPHYSENELESELIDKLEHFLLELGTGFTFVARQNRITFDEKHFKVDLVFYNRILKCFVLIDLKIGELKHQDIGQMQMYVNFYDREIKLDDENKTIGIILCQDKSEALVQYTLPEDNEQIFASKYFTVLPSKEDFINILNSDNGKIS; encoded by the coding sequence ATGTCTAAGGATTTAACGAAAGAACAGCTTTTAAAAAATATTTCTGCGTTATTGGAAAATGCCAGAAATAAAGTTGTTGTAGCTGTTAATCAAACCATTGTTCTTACTTATTTCGAAATCGGCAGAATGATTGTCGAAGATGAGCAAAACGGGGAAGACCGAGCGGAATATGGCAAAGCTATTCTTAAAGATATGTCTTTATATCTTACAGAAAAATTTGGAAAAGGTTTTTCTGTTGAGAATCTTGACAGGATGAGGTTTTTCTACAAAACATATTCGGAACAAATCTCGTCAACAGTGTTGACGAATTCTCAAAATCTTCAAGAGAATCAAATTCAGCAGACACCAAACATTAATTTTAATCTTTCATGGTCGCATTATTTAAAATTAATGCGGATAAAAGATACTAATGAAAGAAAATTCTATGAAATTGAAAGTTTTAAAAATAACTGGAGCTTAAGAGAGCTACAAAGACAATACGATTCTGCTCTGTATACAAGATTATCTTTAAGTAAAAATAAAGAAGAAATCCTTCAGCTTTCTGAAAAAGGACAGATTGTAGAAAAGCCAAAAGATCTTATAAAAGATCCTTATATTTTGGAATTTCTTGGTTTGTCTGAAAAGCCACATTATTCAGAAAATGAACTGGAATCTGAATTAATAGACAAATTAGAACATTTTTTGCTGGAATTAGGTACAGGATTTACATTTGTTGCAAGACAAAACAGAATAACGTTTGATGAAAAGCATTTTAAGGTTGATTTGGTTTTCTACAACAGAATTTTAAAATGTTTTGTATTGATTGATTTAAAAATTGGTGAATTAAAACATCAGGATATCGGGCAAATGCAGATGTATGTCAATTTTTATGATCGGGAAATAAAATTAGACGATGAGAACAAAACCATAGGGATTATTCTCTGCCAGGATAAAAGTGAAGCATTGGTTCAATATACTTTGCCTGAAGATAACGAACAGATTTTTGCAAGTAAATATTTTACAGTATTGCCAAGTAAAGAAGATTTTATTAACATTTTAAACTCAGACAATGGAAAAATTTCATAA
- a CDS encoding MFS transporter translates to MSASLKKFYIIAWVFGLIFYFLDYVIRSAPAVMIPELVNNFNTTELKLISMVGTYYYTYSTCSLIAGIALDKFGGKKSLFVGTLILGIGCLLFLISSQVAGVSGRLLQGAGCAFAFPGCVYLASKGFSSKSLATAIGFTQCIGMLGGTAGQFIVGPWVEEGVNIHTFWLWSGIFTIITAFVLFVVIPKEDKSEDLKENKTHHLGYLEPYKIVFKNPQSWLCGIISGLLFAPTTIFAMTWAVAFFEKDKGFVFHEAAITSAMVAFGWVFGCPLLGFITDKMGRRKPVLVGGAVLMIISLLQLIYLPELYPAKISMFILGLGSGAAMIPYSVIKETNPDFVKGSATGAINFITFGVTTLLSPIFSRWFGKSLEASSGNLHFQHSILFWVVGIVLAIFISLLLKETGSKARSEI, encoded by the coding sequence ATGAGTGCATCTTTGAAGAAGTTCTACATCATTGCATGGGTTTTCGGGCTTATTTTTTACTTTTTAGATTATGTAATCAGGTCTGCACCGGCGGTAATGATTCCTGAACTGGTTAATAATTTCAATACAACCGAACTCAAACTCATCAGTATGGTCGGAACATATTATTACACCTATTCCACCTGCAGTTTGATTGCGGGAATTGCTTTAGATAAATTCGGAGGTAAAAAATCGCTTTTTGTCGGAACATTAATTTTAGGAATCGGATGTTTATTGTTCTTAATTTCAAGTCAGGTTGCGGGAGTTTCGGGGAGATTGTTGCAGGGCGCGGGTTGTGCCTTTGCGTTTCCGGGCTGTGTGTATCTTGCGAGTAAAGGTTTTTCTTCAAAGTCGTTGGCTACGGCCATCGGTTTTACTCAATGCATCGGAATGTTGGGTGGAACGGCAGGCCAGTTTATTGTCGGGCCTTGGGTCGAAGAAGGAGTAAATATTCATACTTTCTGGCTTTGGTCGGGTATTTTCACGATTATCACAGCCTTTGTTTTGTTTGTTGTTATTCCTAAAGAAGATAAATCTGAAGACTTGAAGGAAAATAAAACGCATCATTTAGGATATTTAGAACCGTATAAAATTGTTTTTAAAAATCCACAATCATGGCTTTGCGGAATTATTTCAGGACTGTTATTTGCCCCTACGACGATTTTTGCCATGACCTGGGCGGTTGCTTTTTTTGAAAAAGATAAAGGATTTGTTTTTCATGAAGCGGCAATTACCAGTGCCATGGTAGCTTTCGGCTGGGTTTTCGGATGTCCGTTATTAGGTTTTATTACTGATAAAATGGGTCGTAGAAAACCTGTTTTGGTTGGCGGAGCCGTTTTAATGATCATCAGTTTACTGCAATTAATTTATCTTCCGGAATTATATCCTGCGAAAATCAGCATGTTTATTCTTGGTTTGGGTTCGGGAGCAGCGATGATTCCGTATTCTGTTATTAAGGAAACAAATCCTGATTTTGTAAAAGGAAGTGCCACGGGAGCAATTAATTTTATCACTTTCGGGGTGACGACTTTATTAAGTCCGATTTTCAGTAGATGGTTTGGAAAAAGCCTTGAAGCGTCTTCCGGAAATCTACATTTCCAGCATTCAATTTTATTTTGGGTTGTAGGAATTGTACTGGCAATTTTCATTTCATTACTACTTAAAGAGACAGGCAGCAAAGCTCGGTCTGAAATTTAA
- a CDS encoding DUF4126 domain-containing protein, translated as MLDNIPYLPYLLSAFIGIGLAAASGFRVFLPMFAVSLASYLHWIPMNEDFEWLAGLPTLITTGIAMIVEILAYYLPFIDHLLDTISIPMATVAGSVLFASQFADLGTFPQWALALIAGGGTAATISSGFAGLRAASTATTGGLGNSVVGTTETAGAGIMAFLAMAAPLIAAICTIILLISVVFLGRKAWRKLRKNKAAVEITPK; from the coding sequence ATGTTAGACAATATTCCCTATTTACCTTACCTACTGAGCGCATTTATCGGTATTGGCCTGGCTGCGGCAAGCGGTTTCAGGGTTTTTCTCCCGATGTTTGCAGTGAGTCTAGCTTCCTATCTTCATTGGATTCCTATGAACGAGGACTTTGAATGGCTTGCCGGTCTTCCGACACTTATCACCACAGGAATCGCAATGATCGTAGAAATTTTAGCCTATTACCTGCCTTTTATTGACCATTTATTGGACACTATTTCAATTCCGATGGCTACAGTTGCAGGTTCCGTTTTATTTGCAAGTCAGTTTGCAGATTTAGGCACATTTCCGCAATGGGCTCTGGCATTGATTGCCGGTGGTGGAACTGCCGCAACGATAAGTTCGGGATTTGCAGGGCTTCGGGCAGCTTCAACAGCAACGACAGGCGGATTGGGAAATTCTGTCGTCGGAACAACAGAAACAGCCGGAGCGGGAATCATGGCTTTTTTAGCAATGGCGGCTCCTCTTATAGCAGCGATATGTACAATTATTTTATTAATATCGGTGGTGTTTCTCGGTCGAAAAGCCTGGAGAAAATTGAGAAAAAATAAAGCTGCAGTTGAGATCACACCTAAATAA
- a CDS encoding LptE family protein has product MNFKFRNINIKQPKFWLLLLCLGVLNSCYSFTGSSLTDEKTIQINEFPNNAALVNPTLSQQFSTDIQNRFLQRTTLKGTKENPDILVEGEITDYSITPTTIGSNTVTNQNTGGIVNESQNKLTITVKVHYENKIHPDSSFDRSYSDEAVFNSNLSQSEIESSQVKIATDRIINKIFNDIVANW; this is encoded by the coding sequence ATGAATTTTAAATTTAGAAATATCAATATTAAACAGCCAAAATTTTGGCTGTTACTTCTATGTTTGGGAGTGTTGAACTCTTGTTACAGTTTTACAGGATCATCTCTTACGGATGAAAAAACGATACAGATCAACGAATTTCCAAACAATGCTGCTTTGGTAAATCCTACTTTGTCACAGCAGTTTTCAACAGATATTCAGAACCGTTTCTTGCAGAGAACAACTTTAAAAGGAACAAAAGAAAATCCGGATATTTTAGTAGAAGGAGAGATTACGGATTATTCGATCACACCCACCACAATTGGTTCTAATACGGTAACAAATCAGAATACAGGAGGTATTGTAAACGAATCTCAAAATAAACTAACGATCACGGTGAAGGTGCATTATGAAAATAAAATTCACCCGGATTCCAGTTTCGACAGATCATATTCTGATGAAGCGGTATTCAACAGTAATCTTTCGCAGTCTGAGATCGAAAGTTCTCAGGTAAAAATTGCGACAGACAGAATTATAAATAAGATATTTAACGACATAGTAGCGAATTGGTAA
- a CDS encoding sigma-54 interaction domain-containing protein has protein sequence MSNELQNIKNRFGIIGNFPALNRALEKSIQVAPTDISVLVIGESGVGKEFIPKIIHSESKRKHQPYIVVNCGAIPEGTIDSELFGHEKGAFTGATATRKGYFEVADGGTIFLDEVGELPLQTQVRLLRVLESGEFMKVGSSQVQKTNVRIVAATNVNMMKAIHDGRFREDLFYRLNTVQIDMPALRERKGDVHLLFRKFAIDFAEKYRMPELELEPGAIHYIENYAFPGNVRQLRNLVEQMTVVERNRHITVEKMAEYIPMETHLPMVVNTPNSQKQSDFGNEREIMYKILFDMRNDINDLKSLTSELIKNRGNSDLSNQEKNLINRIYTPEKQQNGTPSSLLYFEDNSNQVVQTPTIVSGPEDSYEDFEDIEIEENRPESLSLQNNEKDLIIKALEKHKGRRNKAADELGISQRTLYRKIKQYNLEE, from the coding sequence ATGAGCAACGAGCTACAAAATATAAAAAACCGCTTCGGAATTATAGGGAATTTTCCAGCCTTAAACCGAGCTTTAGAAAAGTCTATTCAGGTTGCACCAACGGATATTTCTGTTTTGGTGATTGGAGAAAGTGGTGTTGGTAAAGAATTTATTCCAAAAATCATTCACTCAGAATCAAAAAGAAAACATCAGCCATACATCGTAGTAAACTGTGGTGCGATTCCCGAAGGAACTATCGATTCCGAATTATTCGGTCACGAAAAAGGAGCTTTTACAGGCGCAACGGCAACTAGGAAAGGGTATTTTGAGGTTGCAGATGGCGGAACTATTTTCCTTGATGAGGTTGGAGAATTGCCTCTACAGACACAAGTTCGTTTGTTAAGAGTTTTGGAAAGTGGTGAATTCATGAAGGTAGGTTCTTCACAGGTTCAGAAAACGAACGTGAGAATCGTTGCGGCAACCAATGTAAATATGATGAAGGCAATTCACGACGGGAGATTCCGTGAAGATTTGTTTTATCGTCTGAATACGGTTCAGATTGATATGCCTGCTTTGAGAGAAAGAAAGGGAGATGTCCATTTGTTATTTAGAAAATTTGCTATTGATTTTGCCGAAAAATACAGAATGCCGGAACTGGAACTGGAGCCGGGCGCAATTCATTACATAGAAAACTACGCTTTTCCCGGAAATGTCCGTCAGTTAAGGAATTTAGTTGAGCAGATGACGGTTGTTGAGAGAAACAGGCATATAACCGTAGAAAAAATGGCAGAATATATTCCTATGGAAACTCATCTGCCAATGGTTGTAAATACTCCAAATTCTCAAAAGCAAAGCGACTTTGGAAATGAAAGAGAAATTATGTACAAGATTCTCTTTGACATGCGAAACGATATTAATGATTTAAAATCCTTAACTTCGGAATTGATAAAGAATCGTGGAAATTCTGATCTCAGCAATCAGGAGAAAAATTTAATTAACAGAATTTATACTCCTGAAAAACAGCAAAATGGAACTCCGAGTTCTTTATTGTATTTTGAGGATAATAGCAATCAAGTAGTGCAGACTCCAACGATTGTTTCGGGTCCGGAAGACAGTTATGAAGATTTCGAAGATATTGAAATTGAAGAAAACAGACCGGAATCTTTATCGCTTCAAAACAATGAGAAAGATTTGATTATCAAAGCATTGGAAAAGCACAAAGGAAGGAGGAATAAAGCTGCAGACGAGCTGGGGATTTCACAAAGAACATTGTACAGAAAAATAAAACAATATAACTTAGAAGAATAA
- the miaB gene encoding tRNA (N6-isopentenyl adenosine(37)-C2)-methylthiotransferase MiaB codes for MQEKYIDETKQGEAFAIAEKDGNSKKLFLESYGCQMNFSDSEIVASILNEQGYNTTLKVEEADLILLNTCSIREKAEQTVRMRLAQFKKLKKERPNMTVGVLGCMAERLKTKFLEEEQLVDLVVGPDAYRDLPNLLKETEDGRDAINVILSKEETYADINPVRLGGNGVTAFVTITRGCDNMCTFCVVPFTRGRERSRDPHSILEECKNLWENGYKEITLLGQNVDSYLWYGGGPKKDFAKASEMQKATAVNFAQLLDSVAKALPEMRIRFSTSNPQDMSLDVFRMIAKHDNICKYVHLPVQSGSNRMLEAMNRQHTREEYLDLIKKAKEIVPDISFSQDMIIGFCDETEEDHQDTLSLMREVEFDYGYMFSYSERPGTPAHKKMEDNIPADVKQRRLAEVIALQGELSRKRMVGYVGRVHEVLIEGISKKNKNQWKGRNSQNAVCVFDMQEGQKMGDIVNVFVFDNTQGTLLGETVTK; via the coding sequence GTGCAAGAAAAATATATAGACGAAACAAAACAGGGAGAGGCTTTTGCAATTGCAGAAAAAGACGGTAACTCAAAGAAATTATTCTTGGAGAGTTATGGTTGTCAGATGAATTTTTCTGATTCAGAGATCGTTGCGTCGATTCTTAACGAACAGGGATACAATACAACTCTTAAAGTTGAAGAGGCAGATCTTATTCTTTTAAATACATGCTCTATCCGTGAAAAAGCTGAGCAAACTGTGAGAATGCGTCTTGCTCAGTTCAAAAAACTGAAAAAAGAACGTCCGAATATGACGGTTGGTGTTCTTGGATGTATGGCCGAAAGATTGAAAACTAAATTCTTAGAAGAAGAACAGTTGGTAGATCTTGTTGTAGGGCCCGATGCATACAGAGATTTACCCAATCTTTTAAAAGAAACCGAAGACGGAAGAGATGCAATTAACGTAATTCTTTCAAAAGAAGAAACTTATGCAGATATTAATCCGGTTCGTTTAGGTGGAAATGGTGTTACAGCCTTCGTTACAATTACAAGAGGTTGTGATAATATGTGTACTTTCTGTGTGGTTCCGTTTACCAGAGGAAGAGAAAGAAGCCGTGATCCGCATTCTATTTTAGAAGAATGTAAAAACCTTTGGGAAAACGGTTATAAAGAAATTACTTTATTGGGGCAAAATGTTGACTCTTACCTTTGGTATGGAGGCGGACCTAAAAAAGATTTCGCCAAAGCTTCTGAAATGCAGAAAGCAACGGCTGTTAATTTTGCACAATTGCTCGATTCAGTAGCTAAAGCTCTTCCGGAAATGAGAATCAGATTCTCGACATCCAATCCTCAGGATATGAGCCTGGATGTGTTCAGAATGATTGCAAAGCATGATAATATATGCAAATACGTTCATTTACCGGTTCAAAGCGGAAGCAATAGAATGCTTGAAGCCATGAACAGGCAACATACCCGTGAAGAATATTTAGATTTAATTAAAAAAGCAAAAGAAATTGTTCCCGATATTTCTTTTTCACAAGATATGATCATCGGTTTCTGCGACGAAACTGAGGAAGATCACCAGGATACATTAAGTTTGATGAGAGAAGTTGAGTTCGACTACGGATATATGTTCTCCTACTCTGAAAGACCAGGAACTCCTGCTCACAAAAAGATGGAAGACAACATTCCTGCTGATGTTAAACAAAGACGTTTGGCGGAAGTAATTGCTTTACAGGGCGAGCTTTCGAGAAAAAGAATGGTTGGCTACGTTGGAAGAGTGCATGAAGTTTTAATCGAAGGAATTTCCAAGAAGAACAAAAACCAGTGGAAAGGAAGAAATTCTCAAAACGCGGTTTGTGTATTCGATATGCAGGAAGGTCAAAAAATGGGTGATATTGTGAATGTTTTCGTATTCGACAACACGCAGGGCACACTTTTAGGGGAAACTGTTACAAAGTAA